A region of Epinephelus fuscoguttatus linkage group LG1, E.fuscoguttatus.final_Chr_v1 DNA encodes the following proteins:
- the si:ch211-276i12.9 gene encoding LOW QUALITY PROTEIN: uncharacterized protein si:ch211-276i12.9 (The sequence of the model RefSeq protein was modified relative to this genomic sequence to represent the inferred CDS: substituted 1 base at 1 genomic stop codon): protein MGKKGDLSDHGMDDGARWVGLIISETADLLRFSCTTISRVYREWSEKDKISSERQFSGXKCLVDARGQRRMARLFQDDRKATVTQITARYNQGMQKTISESTTFLAHFGSLSTN from the coding sequence atggggaagaaaggtgatttaagtgaccaTGGCATGGATGATGGTGCCAGATGGGTTGGTCtgattatttcagaaactgctgatctactgagATTTTCATGCACAACCATCTCAAGGGTTTACAGAGAATGGTCTGAAAAAGataaaatatccagtgagcggcagttctctgggtgaaaatgccttgttgatgccagaggtcagaggagaatggccagactgtttcaagatgatagaaaggcaacagtaactcaaataaccgctcgttacaaccaaggtatgcagaagaccatctctgaatcAACAAcgttcttggcacactttggctcccttagtaccaactga